A region from the Dehalococcoides mccartyi CG5 genome encodes:
- a CDS encoding ubiquinol-cytochrome c reductase iron-sulfur subunit, which yields MNIFKAIMGMCDTSPLADDVWSLMDSQIALDLAKVPALSEKGGAGYMAGKGLAKPVLVVRGQDNNLYAYENACPHGGRKIDPMQGEAKLRCCSVNHSTFDYNGKVLSGPAQHKHELRRLLTSQADGKLLISV from the coding sequence GTGAATATTTTCAAAGCTATAATGGGTATGTGTGATACCTCGCCTTTAGCTGATGATGTCTGGAGTTTAATGGATAGCCAGATTGCTCTTGATTTAGCCAAAGTGCCGGCGCTGTCTGAAAAGGGCGGGGCAGGTTACATGGCGGGTAAGGGGCTTGCAAAACCGGTGCTGGTAGTCCGCGGTCAAGATAACAATCTTTATGCCTACGAAAATGCCTGTCCCCATGGCGGACGCAAAATTGACCCCATGCAGGGTGAAGCCAAACTCCGCTGCTGCAGTGTAAACCACTCTACTTTTGATTATAACGGCAAGGTTCTTTCCGGACCTGCCCAGCATAAGCACGAGCTAAGGCGTTTGCTGACCAGCCAAGCGGACGGCAAGCTTCTTATCAGTGTCTAA
- a CDS encoding polyprenyl synthetase family protein — MVLLKLSSIYAPINEGLKGVEDEFKLVSESRKKSFPEMAEMLDYILVGGKVLRPALSMLSAMCFGAGIKKVLPLATSSEMLHIATLVHDDAIDKADTRRGRRTVNAVWGLEKAILLGDFLFAHAAETAAETGNMGIVTLFSQTLQIIASGELKQAYASFNPDQSYENYLERISGKTAALFVMATKGGAILADASPSDEEIMRSYGYNLGLSFQIVDDILDFVGNAKDMGKPIGSDLNNGTVTLPALLLMDRYPDNNPIKDMLNATDRIPHVAKAVEMINSSDIIDLSYKEAKRYADLACRNLSQLPKTAARESLYQLAEFIVERKN, encoded by the coding sequence ATGGTTTTGTTGAAACTTAGCTCTATCTACGCACCTATAAACGAAGGCCTCAAAGGGGTTGAGGACGAATTTAAACTGGTATCCGAAAGCCGCAAGAAGTCTTTTCCCGAAATGGCGGAAATGCTGGACTATATTCTAGTAGGGGGCAAGGTGCTCAGACCGGCGCTTTCCATGCTGTCTGCCATGTGCTTCGGTGCCGGCATAAAAAAAGTATTGCCGTTGGCTACATCTTCCGAAATGCTTCACATAGCAACACTGGTGCATGATGACGCTATTGACAAGGCTGATACCCGCCGCGGACGCCGGACAGTTAACGCTGTCTGGGGGCTGGAGAAGGCTATACTTTTAGGAGATTTCCTGTTTGCCCATGCCGCCGAAACAGCGGCTGAAACCGGCAATATGGGTATAGTCACCCTGTTTTCCCAAACCCTGCAGATAATTGCCTCCGGAGAGCTTAAACAGGCTTATGCCAGTTTTAACCCTGACCAGAGCTATGAAAACTATCTGGAAAGAATATCCGGCAAGACGGCTGCCCTTTTTGTAATGGCTACTAAGGGCGGGGCTATACTGGCGGATGCCTCACCGTCTGACGAAGAGATAATGCGTTCTTACGGCTATAATCTGGGCTTAAGTTTCCAGATAGTAGATGATATACTGGATTTTGTGGGTAATGCCAAGGATATGGGCAAACCGATAGGTTCAGACCTGAATAACGGCACAGTTACTTTGCCGGCCCTGCTCCTGATGGATCGTTATCCGGATAATAACCCCATCAAGGATATGCTTAATGCTACTGACCGTATCCCTCATGTTGCCAAAGCAGTTGAGATGATAAATTCATCAGATATCATAGACCTTAGTTATAAAGAGGCTAAACGCTATGCTGATTTGGCCTGCCGAAATTTGTCACAGCTGCCTAAAACGGCTGCCCGCGAATCTCTCTACCAGCTGGCCGAATTTATAGTTGAACGTAAAAACTGA
- the metG gene encoding methionine--tRNA ligase: MSERIFIGVAWPYANSQLHLGHVAGAYLPADIFARYHRTRGDEVLMVSGSDMHGTPITIRAEQEGITAAEVAERYHQRFMASWPKLGISWDFYTSTATANHARTAQEMFLSLYEKGYIYKNTVCQPFCSHCNRFLPDRYVEGTCPHCKYEGARGDQCDNCGKPLNAAELLNFRCKNCGNPPEFRETEHFFLKLSAFEEELIRWVETKTHWRTNVLNFTLRYLKEGLKDRAITRDLDWGVPLPLPGYEGKRLYVWFEAVIGYLSASKEWAASKGQPNAWQKYWGVDTKSYYFIGKDNIPFHTIIWPAMLMGKGGLNLPYDVPSNEYLTTESQKFSKSRNNAIWVDDVLSRYGVDTLRYLLSANMPESSDTDFSWREFVRRNNDELVATYGNLAQRVLTMVCRNYDNKVPEYGELDERSLTLIEKTAAMLCETDKALYNCNFREAIRLAMALAQEANRYLDEKAPWKEIKVDKAAAARSLYVAMVALSGLRVAFYPFLPESSGRLSTYLGFGSELEKEGWILKMPVVGQELTPPEPLFKKLEDSVVEEETARMGL; the protein is encoded by the coding sequence ATGAGCGAACGAATATTTATTGGTGTGGCTTGGCCTTACGCCAACAGCCAGTTGCATCTGGGGCATGTTGCCGGCGCTTATCTGCCGGCAGATATTTTTGCCCGTTATCACCGCACCCGTGGTGACGAAGTGCTTATGGTATCCGGTTCGGATATGCACGGTACTCCCATTACCATCAGGGCGGAACAGGAAGGCATCACTGCGGCCGAAGTGGCTGAGCGTTACCACCAGCGGTTTATGGCCTCGTGGCCGAAGCTGGGCATAAGCTGGGATTTTTATACTTCAACTGCCACTGCCAACCATGCCCGAACCGCTCAGGAAATGTTCCTTAGCTTGTACGAAAAAGGTTATATTTATAAAAATACGGTTTGCCAGCCGTTTTGCTCACACTGCAACCGTTTTTTGCCTGACCGCTATGTGGAGGGGACTTGCCCCCACTGCAAATATGAAGGTGCCCGCGGTGACCAGTGTGACAACTGCGGCAAACCCTTAAATGCGGCCGAGCTTTTGAATTTCCGCTGTAAAAACTGCGGCAATCCACCTGAATTCCGGGAGACTGAACACTTCTTCCTGAAACTATCGGCATTTGAAGAAGAACTTATCCGCTGGGTGGAGACCAAAACCCACTGGCGTACCAATGTATTAAATTTTACCCTGCGTTATTTGAAAGAAGGTCTGAAAGACCGGGCTATTACCCGTGATTTGGACTGGGGCGTGCCTTTACCCCTGCCGGGTTACGAAGGCAAGCGCCTGTATGTTTGGTTTGAGGCTGTCATCGGCTACCTGTCCGCCAGTAAAGAATGGGCGGCTTCCAAAGGCCAGCCTAATGCATGGCAGAAGTACTGGGGCGTAGATACCAAGAGCTATTACTTTATAGGCAAGGACAATATCCCGTTCCATACCATTATATGGCCGGCTATGCTGATGGGCAAGGGCGGGCTGAATCTGCCGTATGATGTGCCTTCAAACGAATACCTGACTACCGAGTCACAGAAATTTTCCAAGAGCCGCAATAATGCCATCTGGGTGGATGATGTACTTTCCCGTTACGGCGTGGACACATTGCGTTATCTGCTTTCGGCCAATATGCCCGAAAGTTCGGATACGGATTTCTCGTGGAGGGAATTTGTCCGCCGCAACAATGATGAGCTGGTAGCCACTTACGGCAATCTGGCTCAGCGTGTTTTGACCATGGTCTGCCGCAATTATGACAATAAAGTGCCGGAATACGGCGAGCTGGATGAACGTTCCCTTACGCTTATTGAAAAAACTGCCGCTATGCTTTGTGAAACTGATAAAGCCCTGTATAACTGTAATTTCCGCGAGGCAATAAGGCTGGCTATGGCACTGGCTCAGGAGGCAAACCGCTATCTGGATGAAAAGGCCCCCTGGAAAGAAATAAAGGTGGACAAAGCCGCCGCTGCCCGCAGTTTATACGTGGCCATGGTGGCACTTTCCGGCCTTCGGGTGGCTTTCTACCCGTTCTTGCCGGAGAGTTCGGGACGCCTAAGCACTTATCTTGGTTTCGGGTCTGAATTGGAAAAAGAAGGCTGGATACTTAAAATGCCGGTGGTCGGGCAGGAACTGACCCCGCCGGAGCCGCTTTTCAAGAAGCTGGAAGATTCGGTTGTGGAAGAAGAGACTGCCCGTATGGGGCTTTAG
- the rsmI gene encoding 16S rRNA (cytidine(1402)-2'-O)-methyltransferase, protein MALYVVATPIGNLEDITLRALRLLSEVKLIAAEDTRHTRKLLSAHNIKTPLTSYFEHNRLSKLDYILEVLREGDVALVSDAGMPGISDPGYELIKAAHENGIKVVPVPGASAVITAVAVSGLDSGSFSYLGFLPRQKSERRKALSEVEMLGASIVILEAPHRLQGCLLDIKEVLGDRQISVCRELTKIYEEIFRGSISQSISHFSQPRGEFVLVVEGNRQIPAQPELTGDIISELGLLKKQGKSAKESVALVSQKNGLSKKEIYRAWLKIDKAL, encoded by the coding sequence ATGGCTTTATATGTAGTAGCAACACCCATCGGCAACCTGGAGGATATCACCCTCCGGGCGCTTCGGTTGCTTTCCGAAGTAAAGCTGATTGCGGCTGAGGATACCCGCCACACCCGTAAACTGCTTTCTGCCCATAATATAAAAACGCCCCTGACCAGTTATTTTGAGCATAACCGCCTTTCAAAGCTGGATTATATACTAGAGGTTCTAAGGGAAGGGGATGTGGCTTTGGTCTCTGATGCCGGCATGCCCGGTATTTCAGACCCCGGTTATGAGCTTATCAAAGCCGCCCACGAAAACGGCATAAAGGTTGTGCCTGTACCGGGGGCTTCGGCGGTGATAACGGCGGTGGCGGTATCCGGGCTGGATTCCGGCAGTTTCAGCTATCTGGGTTTTTTGCCGCGCCAGAAAAGCGAACGCAGGAAAGCCCTTTCTGAGGTAGAGATGCTTGGGGCAAGCATTGTGATACTGGAAGCGCCCCACCGTTTGCAGGGTTGTTTACTTGACATAAAAGAAGTACTGGGAGACCGCCAGATATCTGTCTGCCGTGAACTTACCAAAATATACGAAGAAATATTTCGTGGCAGTATTAGCCAATCTATCAGCCATTTTAGCCAGCCAAGGGGTGAATTTGTGCTGGTGGTGGAGGGTAACAGGCAAATTCCGGCTCAGCCCGAACTGACAGGTGATATAATAAGTGAACTTGGGCTGTTAAAAAAACAGGGCAAGTCAGCCAAAGAGTCAGTGGCTCTGGTTAGCCAAAAAAACGGGCTTTCTAAAAAAGAAATCTATCGGGCTTGGCTTAAAATTGACAAGGCCTTATAA
- a CDS encoding GuaB3 family IMP dehydrogenase-related protein has translation MTVPEFKTLRRTYGFDEVAIVPGGLTVNPEQVEVDFKIGDINFSIPFIASAMDAVTNVDTAVAMSKMGGLSVLHLEGIYTRYENPQEILDQIISKPIDEVTSFMQKVYTAEPIKEHLISKRVSEIKAKGGICAVSLMPANAKKLAPVAVEAGADIISVASTVTSARHVSKSSHGLVFEEFVKMIKVPVLVGNCVSYQACLELMRTGVHGVIIGVGPGAACTSREVLGIGVPQITASMDCAAARETYYKETGRYVPIITDGGFKKGGDVCKAICAGADAVMLGSPFAKATEAPGRGYHWGMSHPHPSLPRGTRIKVGTTGSLEQILFGPTSVTDGTQNLVGALKTSMGVCGASNIREMQQVEMVIAPAITTEGKSYQLSKCQ, from the coding sequence ATGACAGTACCAGAATTTAAAACCCTCAGGCGTACCTACGGCTTTGACGAGGTAGCCATTGTCCCCGGCGGGTTAACAGTTAACCCCGAACAGGTAGAAGTTGATTTTAAAATCGGCGACATTAACTTCTCTATTCCGTTTATTGCTTCTGCCATGGACGCCGTAACCAATGTGGATACCGCTGTTGCCATGAGCAAAATGGGCGGCTTGTCCGTCTTGCATCTGGAGGGTATTTATACCCGTTATGAAAATCCTCAGGAAATTCTGGACCAGATTATATCCAAGCCCATTGATGAAGTAACTTCCTTCATGCAGAAGGTTTATACTGCCGAGCCTATTAAGGAACACCTGATTTCCAAGCGGGTAAGCGAAATAAAGGCCAAAGGTGGCATCTGTGCCGTTTCCCTGATGCCTGCCAATGCCAAAAAGCTGGCCCCCGTAGCAGTTGAGGCCGGAGCGGATATTATATCTGTAGCCTCCACTGTTACTTCAGCCCGCCACGTCTCCAAGAGCAGCCACGGGCTGGTTTTTGAAGAATTTGTAAAGATGATTAAAGTCCCGGTACTGGTAGGCAACTGCGTCAGCTATCAGGCCTGCCTTGAGCTTATGCGTACCGGCGTTCACGGCGTAATAATAGGCGTTGGCCCGGGTGCCGCCTGCACTTCACGTGAGGTTTTGGGCATTGGCGTTCCCCAGATTACCGCCAGCATGGATTGTGCCGCCGCCCGCGAAACTTACTATAAAGAAACCGGCCGTTATGTGCCTATCATTACCGATGGCGGCTTCAAAAAAGGCGGTGATGTCTGCAAGGCTATCTGTGCAGGTGCTGATGCCGTCATGCTGGGTTCACCGTTTGCCAAGGCTACCGAAGCCCCCGGACGGGGTTACCACTGGGGCATGTCTCACCCTCACCCCTCACTACCCAGAGGTACCCGTATCAAGGTGGGCACTACCGGGAGCTTGGAACAGATTCTGTTCGGCCCCACTTCCGTTACTGACGGAACCCAAAACCTGGTGGGCGCCCTCAAGACATCTATGGGTGTCTGCGGTGCTTCCAATATCCGCGAAATGCAGCAGGTTGAAATGGTTATTGCTCCGGCTATTACCACCGAGGGTAAAAGCTACCAGCTCTCCAAGTGTCAGTAA